ATAACGCCCACGGCATTGTGATAGACAGGCGTTACGACACCCCCACCCTGCTGGTAACCGACCGTACCCGCAACTGCTTTAAACGCTTCAGTATGGATGGTAAATTACAGGAGGTGATTAGGTTGCCCGGAGCCTGCGTTTGCCGCCCGGTAATAAAAGGCGATCATTTATATGCGGCCGTACTCCGTTCGCCTAACCTCAACAGCGAAAATACCGGCTTTACCACCATACTTGATAAAAATAATAAAGTGGTATCCAACCTTGGCGGCACCGAGCCTGTGTATACCGATGGCGTACTGCAGCCAATGGCCCAGGCCGAAAAGATCTTCCTGAACCCGCATGATGTTTGTGTGGATAATGACGAGAACCTGTACGTGGCGCAATGGGCATCGGGCAAGGTGTATCCTTATAAATTTACCAGGGTTTAATTAAAACGAGTAGCGGGTAAATATGAAAAGCAGCCATAAAGGTTTTGCCGAAGGGGCATTGTTTGCCCTTAATATTTTTATTGTAGTGCTGCTTATTGCAGGCGATAGCTTAGTTGTACCCCGTTGGTTACAACCGGTTGGCCGTATGCACCCGCTTATTTTGCACTTCCCCATTGTAATACTGATGCTGGCCATGGTGATGGAGTTTTTCCGTTTCAGGCCGGAATTTGCTGCCGAAAAGCTGTATCAAACTTTTACCAATTACTTATTGGTTCTGGGTGCCTTGCTCTCGTCAATAACGGTGATCATGGGGCTATTCCTCTCGCGCGAGCCGGGTTACGAGGGCGATACCCTGCAATGGCATAAATGGTTTGGAGTGAGCGTGGCTTTTGTGGGCTACGCTGTTTATCTTATCCGCAATACATCAAAATATACCATCACTTTTGCCAAAGCCGGGGCGGTTATAACGGTGCTTTGCTTATTGATAGCAGGTCACCTTGGCGGCAACCTTACCCACGGGCAGGATTTTGTTTTAGGCCCCGTAATGGATAAAGGCGCTAATACTGTGCCGATAGATGAAGCTTTGGTTTATAACGATGTGATTAAACCCATATTTGAGGTAAAATGTCAAAGCTGCCATAGTGCCGATAAAATGAAGGGTGGCTTAATGCTTACCGATTCGGCCTCGGTAATGAAAGGCGGCAAAAGCGGTAAGCTATTTATAGCCGGCAATCCGGCCATGAGTTTGCTGATGCAACGCGTTCACCTCCCCGAAACAGAAAAGAAACATATGCCTCCCACCGGCAAAATGCAGTTGAGCGACAATGAAAAACTGCTGCTTTACCTGTGGATAAAAGGCAAAGCGAAGTTTGGTAAAAAAGTGATTGATTTGCCCGGCAACGATTCGTTACGTACAATAGCTGCTACCTTTTTAAAGCATGCCGAAGCAACCGAAGATGTTTATGATTTTTCGGCGGCCAATGAAAAGGATATTCAAAAACTTAATAACAATTACCGTTCGGTTTATCCCCTGGCCAGCGGTTCGCCTGCGCTGGCGGTAAATATCTACAATAAAACCACTTACAGCGGCAAAGTTCTGGACGAGTTAAGCCCGATAAAAAAGCAGGTGGTATCGCTCGATCTGAACAAAATGCCTGTAAAAGATGTTGATTTGAAAATCATCGCCAAATTTGAAAACCTGCGTAAGTTGATTCTTAATTTTAGTGATATAACTGGTGGTGGTTTAAAAGACTTGTCCGGATTGAAATATCTCAAAAGCCTGTCAATCGCCGGTGTTAAATTGGGTAGTGATGACATTAAACAAATTGCTGCGTTGAAAAACTTAGCTGAGCTGGCCATATGGGATACGGGGTTAAATCCTCAGGATATCAAATCTCTCCAAAAACAAAACCCCAAACTAAGGTTGCTAACAGGTTTTAAAGATGATGGCCGGGTGATGAAGCTTACCAGTCCGCAGTTAAAAGATGCCGCGATTATTTTTAAACAGCAGTATAATTTGCAGTTAACTAATCCCATTAAAGGCGCAGAGATTCGTTATACAACAGACGGCAGTGTGCCCGATAGCATTCACGCCGCAACCTATAAACCAGGCATTGTATTTACGCAAAGCGCGGTAATAAAAGCACGGGCTTTTAAAGCCGGATGGCGTGGCAGCGATACCGTACAGTTTAACATCTATAAATGTGCGTATACGCCCGATATTATCAACTTTGTTCAAAATCCGGATGATAAGTACAAAGGCGATGGCGCTAAAACCATTATTGATAAAGAACTTGGCGGAGGCAACTTTGGTAACGGCAAATGGATTGCTTCGCAAAAAGATCTGGCGGTGATGATGTGGTTTAACAAACCTGTCGATTTGCATTCGGTTGCTTTGAATGTGATGCGCAATACCGGTCCGCAGATTTTTTTACCTGCCGAAGTGGAGGTTTGGGGAGGGACAGATCAGAGTCACCTTAAACTGTTGAGCTTACTCAAAACTGCTCCCGCTAATAAAACAGACGAATTTGGGTTGATTCCGTTGGAATGCAAGTTGAAATCTCCGCAGCAGGTATCCTGCATCAAACTGGTAGCCAAACCGCTTAAAAGTGTGCCTGCCTGGCATCCGGCCAAAGGCAAACCTGGTTGGGTATTTATGGATGAAGTGTTTTTGAATTAAGCTTTATCTGAATATTATTCCGCGCAAAGGCGGCGGGCCGCAAAATTTTTGTTTGGATAGTTAATTGATAGAAATACGCTTTCTTCTGGTTTTGCGCACGCTATTTTATAAAAGGTGGTTTCTTTTAATTCACAAAAAGTCCGCTTCACTCCCCTTTCTGCTCGGTTAAACTATTTATTGATGGATAACAAATTTCGCTTCTGCCATCTTTGTCTCAACAAAACATCAATAAAATGAAAAAGAAATTTTTAACCGGCATAGTTGCAGCAATTGTATTTGCCAATACTGCCATAGCTCAGCAACCAGGCATTAAACGCACCGAACTTCAACGCCATGATCTTAGCATCCCGGGCCATGAAACAGTACAGGCCCGGATAGACTTTGCGCCCGGGACCGCATTTGGTAAACACAAACATCCCGGCGAGGAGATTATTTATGTACTTGAAGGCTTGTTGCAATACCAGGTTGAGGGCAAAGCTCCCGTAACCCTTAAAGCCGGCGATGTATTATTTATTCCCGCCGGAACCGTGCACACCGCAAAAAATGTGGGCAATACCGAAGCAAAAGAACTTGCGACTTATGTTGTTGAAAAAGGAAAACCGCTTGTGGTATTAACCAAATAATTTTGGCGTTAAACCGGTTTGCGCCGGTTTAACCTGTTTTAATGCGACCGATTATCCATAGTTGATACATCAACAGCCATGTTTTGTACATTGTGCAAACCGGTGTAAACAATCATTTTCGGCCGCCCGTTTAATTATTGTTAAATACACACGCAAAGCGCGGCTAAAATCCGAAACCGAATCATAATAATACACAAGCAATTGAACTTTAATAAATTACCTGCATTTGTTTATTCACTCAGATTAACACATCAGATTAAATATGTTAAATTTATAAAAAGATAGCATGCATAAAGGCTCAAAACCAAAAAGGAAACGGGCAGGTGGAGCACTAAAACACAAACTGATTATGCTCTGTTTGTTTTTTATCAACACGGCAAACGCGCAGGAGATTACCCGGCGCCATGTTGATTCTTTGCTTTCACAAGGCAATGTTTCTGGTTCGGGAGCTTACAGCCTTGCATCGATATTACAACTGGCCGAGTTTTTTAGTCATCTGCGGCATCCTGAATCAAAGCAATTAGATAGTGCAGCTTATTTTATTAACCAGGCGGGGCGGCTTAACCAGCTTTCGCCGCAGCCCGAAACACATTTTCGTATTGCGCTGATCCGGTCGGCGCTTTATAAAGCCCGTGGCGATCTTAAAAACGGGCGCTTCCTGCTTGAGCAAACCATAGCCGAAATTAAACAAGCCGGCAACCTGCCGCTGCTTGGCAACGCTTATTTTGAATTATCAGAATACTACAGCCAGGATTTTTTACAGCAAACCATGCTTGAGCGGATCAGGATTCTTAACCTGGCCGCAGGCGCGTTTGAACATACCAATCATTTGGTTGATTTGGCCCGGTGCTACCGACTATTGGCCGATCTGCATCATATGATGAATAACTACACCCTTGCCTTTGTTGAAGCAAGAAAAGCCTTAGCCTATTACCGCCAGGCGCACTATACCGAAACCCAGGGTCTTTACGCCTTGCTGGGCCGGCTTTATTACACCCAGGGAGATTACAGGAAAGCTATCGATTATCAACTATCGGCCCTGAAAATAGCCACAGCAAGCAGCGCTGATAACGTAAGGCTGATATGCCAGATCAATAATAACCTTGGCTATGATTTCATAAAGCTTGGCGATAACCCCAAAGCCATCAGTTACTTTTCGCGCGCTTTGGAAATTGCCCGTCAGGAAAAGGATAATGCTACCATATACCTGCTTGCCGGCAACATTGTTGATGTTTACCTGCACATGAAGCAGCCGCTTAAGGCAAAAGCTTTTTTAACGCAGGTAGCCCAAAAAACTGTTTATCCTAAAAGCAAATTGTATGAAGGCGGCGACGAGGTGAGCCAAACCTATTTAAAAATTTACCTCGCCCTAAAACAATATACCACCGCCAAACCCTATTGCGATAACCTTGTAGCACAAACCAATAATCCTAATCTTAATATGTATGCCCGCAGCAGCTATTACGAGCTGATTATTAAGTTTTACACAGCAACCGGCCGTTTCCCCGAGGCCTTAAAATACCTGAATCTTAATAAAGAGTTGTTGCATAAAATAGGTAATGACAATGACCTTGGCACAAACGAGGTACTTTGGTTTGGTTTGGATACCACGCGGCAGCAATATCAATCGGCCATACATCATTTAATATCGGCCAATACCATCAAAGATTCTATTTTCAGCATGGCTAAAAGCAGGCAGATAGAGGCTTTGCAAATAGAATATGAAACCCGGCAAAAGGAAGCAAAAATTAATCTGCTAAGTCAGAAAAGCAAGCTCGAGCAAGCTAACTTAAAGCAGGCCATCCTGGTTAAAAACCTTACTATAGGCGCCATATTTTTATTGCTGGTGATAGCGGGCCTGTTGTACCGGCAAATTATGCATAAGCAAAAAAGTAACGAGGTTATTACCTCCAAAAACACCTTGCTCGAAGATTTGCTGCAGCAAAAGGAGTGGTTGTTGAAAGAAGTGCATCACCGGGTGAAAAACAACCTGCAAATTGTGATGAGTATCCTCAATACCCAATCGGCCTATTTGCAAAACGATGTGGCGCTCGAAGCCATCCGCGGCAGCCAGCATCGTGTAAACGCTATCGCACTGCTGCACCAAAAATTGTATAACAGCGCTACAGTGGCATCGGTATCCATGCCGTCATATATTACCGAGTTGATTGATTACCTGAGCGATTCGTTTGATACAAGTTACCGGAAAATTAAAATTAAGCAGGTATTAGATCCCCTGAACCTTGATCCTGCCCTGGCTGTACCCATAGGTTTAATTTTAAACGAGGCTATCACCAATGCCATAAAATACGCTTTTGATAACAAAGGAGGCGAAATTACAGTGACCCTTATGGCGGGCGGCGACGGAACTGCGGCATTAAAAGTAGCGGATACAGGCCGGGGCCTCCCGCCCGATTTTGACTTTGGCGAAGCTAACTCACTGGGTATGGAAATGATGAAAGCACTTGGTAAACAGTTAAAGGGGAAATTTAGTATAGAAAACGCATACGGCGTTACGCTGATGCTAACCTTTCCGATTGAACAGGGCGTGGAGAAAATACCCGAGGAAAATGAGTTTTTTAATTAGCGTTCATTGCTGCAGCTATTGCACTAAAAAAGCATATAGCTCACGTGCTTCAGCACCTGTCGTAATTTTTCGAGGGCGATGCTCATCTGGCGCTCTACAGTTTTGGGCGATAGGTTAAGCTGTACAGCAATTTCGCGGTATTTCATATCGCTAAAGCGGCTCAATACAAATATTTCGCGGCATTTTTCGGGCAGGGTAGCTATGGCCGCTTCTATTTGTAAGGCCAGTTCCTTTTCTTCAAGGCCGTTTTCGAGGGTGTTACGCAACTCATCAAACAGGTTGTTTTTTTCGAGATAGTTAACGTAAAGGTTTTCTATTTTTTGGCGCTTGAGGTAATTAAGGCTGCGATTTTGCACCATTTTAAAAAGGTAGGAACTTACCGAAGTGGCAAAATTCACTTCGTGCCCGCGTTCCCAAAGCTGAGTGAATACATCGGCGGTTATTTCTTCGGCAATAGTTAAATCGTTTACAAAACGGTTGGCAAACAAGGTTAGCCGGGTATAATACAGTTTAAACAGGGTTTCGAATGCTCTGGCATCACCCCGTGTAAATGTGGTTATAGGTAGCTTGTTTTCGGGAACCATTAATATTGCCTTTAATTAATCCGAACACTTTTTAAAAAACTTTAACAAGTTACAAAAAAATCGTCGCTGTATCAAATTTAATATGGAAATAATAAAAACCTAACTAAAAACATTTTGTAAAAAAGAAGTTACGCCCAATATCAACCTTGCATTTCATCATAAAGCCGAATAAATTGCTTTACACCTTATAATAATCTGCAACAATGTTTAAACGATCAACCCCGGTACTGGCTTCAATTGATGAGGCCAAAACAATAAACTTTTACACACAAAAATTAGGTTTCAATTTTGTAGTGAATCACAATGGCTACCTGATATTTGAGCGCGATGGGATCCATGTACATCTTTTTCACTGTTCCAACCCCGATGAGTGCCGCAATATGGGCTGTTATATTTACGTAACCGATATTGAAACCCTTTATGCCGAGTATCAGCAGGCAGGCATTGTCCATCCCAACGGCCCGCTAAAGATGATGCCTTTTGGTTTGCGGCAGTTTGCTGCGGTGGATAACAATGGTAATATCTTTTATTTTGCTGATTTTGAACCGTTGATTTAGGTGATTACGTTGATTTGCTGATTTTTTCTTTTGGGGATTACACGATTGATTTTTGATTATACCGATTTTGACCGTTGATTTTTTTGATGACGTTGATTTCGCTGATTGATTGGTCTGAACCCGAATTTTTAGAATTAAGAAATTAACAGAAGGCAAAGCAAATTCGATAAATTCTAATAATTCCTTAAAATTCCGGTTCAGACAAATAAATCCTGCTATCACACGAAGTCCGGTTCATAAAAAATATTGAGTTAACCTTAAATAAATTTTTTTCGTAAAACGGAGATAAACATTGTAGTTTTATGCTATGCTTTTGTTACAAAGGCATAGTAAACAAACCCCCACTAATACCCGGATGAAATTGAGATTAAAACTTGTACTGCTATTGGTTTTGATAGCGATAACCGGTTTTGGTTTTTACTTGTACCAGCGTTATTCGCTGGAGAAACGCTACTCCTTTACCCCCGAAAAAAAGCACAAAAATAACGTGCTGAGAGTTGGTATAATTGGCGATAGCTGGGCTACGGGCATCACCATTGATACCATTATCAGGGATGAGTTTTTAAGGCGCGGTATTAAAACTGAAGTTATTTCGTTTGGCCAGCCCGAAGCCAAAACCAAACAGATTTACGATAATTTATACGCAAACCCCGATCAGCCTTATTCAAGCTACGAGATATTACATCATAACCTTGATTACTGCATTATTTTGGCCGGCACCAGTGATGCCGAGGGCGAAATGGGTGCAAAGTTTTATGCCTATTATTGTTCGCTCATCATCAGTGACCTGGCCCGAAACAGTATCGAACCTGTTTTTGTAACCATGCCCGCATTCGGCTTTAAGGAGGAGACAGACAGCCTTGACCTGCTTAAAAAAGTTCGCAACGAGGTTTCATCCCTATTGATAGATAATGGCAGTACCCGCAGCCTTGATGAATACCGTAAACAGGCCGGCGAAATGTTGAAGGATACACACCTGAAAGATTCGAGCATAGTGGTGCCCTTTAACCTGGTATGCGATGATTACGAAAAACATAAGATCCTTTACCGCAATACCGGTCACCTTTCAACCGTTGGCAAGCAAAAAATGGGCAGGCTGATAGTTGAATATATTTTAGAAAAAGAAAAGGCCGGCCAAAAGCAATCTTCCGACAGCAATATTGTTGAAGCCGCACAGTTAAAGAAAAACAAAAGGGCCTGATAAGTTTTATGCGGCCATGCTTTCCAGCTTTTTAATATTCCTGTAAACAATATAAAGAGGCATAATCCCAAAAATTCCGAAGCAGCAATCTATCAGCCGCCAATAAACGGGGATGCCCCTAACCGGCCCGGCAATAAAAGCCAGCGGGAACACCATTACACAGGCTATCATGCCAAACTGAATAACCCAGATGTTTTTAACCGGATCTTTCAATGGTCCCACAAACACCAGGGCAATAACCAGGTGAGCAAAGGCCAGCCAGTCGGTGCCATAAGCAAGATATGGATAAGCCTGGTTGGTGGTTTTTACGGCAAGATAGACCTGGGTTATCCAGGCTTGCATAAAATTGGGAAATACGGATGAGTGGGTAGCCAGCCAGCTCGGTTTGGATAGGGAAAGCAGTAATGCCGCTTAGTACAAGCCCAGTAATAAATACAATTACCCAGGTTTTCACCCGTTTGCGAAGGATAGGTTCGGTTTTCATAATGCCGGCAAATTACTGAAATTTTAGTTGGATAAGACTCCGGTTAAAATATGTTTTC
The sequence above is a segment of the Mucilaginibacter celer genome. Coding sequences within it:
- a CDS encoding FN3 associated domain-containing protein, whose protein sequence is MKSSHKGFAEGALFALNIFIVVLLIAGDSLVVPRWLQPVGRMHPLILHFPIVILMLAMVMEFFRFRPEFAAEKLYQTFTNYLLVLGALLSSITVIMGLFLSREPGYEGDTLQWHKWFGVSVAFVGYAVYLIRNTSKYTITFAKAGAVITVLCLLIAGHLGGNLTHGQDFVLGPVMDKGANTVPIDEALVYNDVIKPIFEVKCQSCHSADKMKGGLMLTDSASVMKGGKSGKLFIAGNPAMSLLMQRVHLPETEKKHMPPTGKMQLSDNEKLLLYLWIKGKAKFGKKVIDLPGNDSLRTIAATFLKHAEATEDVYDFSAANEKDIQKLNNNYRSVYPLASGSPALAVNIYNKTTYSGKVLDELSPIKKQVVSLDLNKMPVKDVDLKIIAKFENLRKLILNFSDITGGGLKDLSGLKYLKSLSIAGVKLGSDDIKQIAALKNLAELAIWDTGLNPQDIKSLQKQNPKLRLLTGFKDDGRVMKLTSPQLKDAAIIFKQQYNLQLTNPIKGAEIRYTTDGSVPDSIHAATYKPGIVFTQSAVIKARAFKAGWRGSDTVQFNIYKCAYTPDIINFVQNPDDKYKGDGAKTIIDKELGGGNFGNGKWIASQKDLAVMMWFNKPVDLHSVALNVMRNTGPQIFLPAEVEVWGGTDQSHLKLLSLLKTAPANKTDEFGLIPLECKLKSPQQVSCIKLVAKPLKSVPAWHPAKGKPGWVFMDEVFLN
- a CDS encoding cupin domain-containing protein; the protein is MKKKFLTGIVAAIVFANTAIAQQPGIKRTELQRHDLSIPGHETVQARIDFAPGTAFGKHKHPGEEIIYVLEGLLQYQVEGKAPVTLKAGDVLFIPAGTVHTAKNVGNTEAKELATYVVEKGKPLVVLTK
- a CDS encoding histidine kinase dimerization/phosphoacceptor domain -containing protein, which codes for MLCLFFINTANAQEITRRHVDSLLSQGNVSGSGAYSLASILQLAEFFSHLRHPESKQLDSAAYFINQAGRLNQLSPQPETHFRIALIRSALYKARGDLKNGRFLLEQTIAEIKQAGNLPLLGNAYFELSEYYSQDFLQQTMLERIRILNLAAGAFEHTNHLVDLARCYRLLADLHHMMNNYTLAFVEARKALAYYRQAHYTETQGLYALLGRLYYTQGDYRKAIDYQLSALKIATASSADNVRLICQINNNLGYDFIKLGDNPKAISYFSRALEIARQEKDNATIYLLAGNIVDVYLHMKQPLKAKAFLTQVAQKTVYPKSKLYEGGDEVSQTYLKIYLALKQYTTAKPYCDNLVAQTNNPNLNMYARSSYYELIIKFYTATGRFPEALKYLNLNKELLHKIGNDNDLGTNEVLWFGLDTTRQQYQSAIHHLISANTIKDSIFSMAKSRQIEALQIEYETRQKEAKINLLSQKSKLEQANLKQAILVKNLTIGAIFLLLVIAGLLYRQIMHKQKSNEVITSKNTLLEDLLQQKEWLLKEVHHRVKNNLQIVMSILNTQSAYLQNDVALEAIRGSQHRVNAIALLHQKLYNSATVASVSMPSYITELIDYLSDSFDTSYRKIKIKQVLDPLNLDPALAVPIGLILNEAITNAIKYAFDNKGGEITVTLMAGGDGTAALKVADTGRGLPPDFDFGEANSLGMEMMKALGKQLKGKFSIENAYGVTLMLTFPIEQGVEKIPEENEFFN
- a CDS encoding RNA polymerase sigma-70 factor; translation: MVPENKLPITTFTRGDARAFETLFKLYYTRLTLFANRFVNDLTIAEEITADVFTQLWERGHEVNFATSVSSYLFKMVQNRSLNYLKRQKIENLYVNYLEKNNLFDELRNTLENGLEEKELALQIEAAIATLPEKCREIFVLSRFSDMKYREIAVQLNLSPKTVERQMSIALEKLRQVLKHVSYMLF
- a CDS encoding bleomycin resistance protein encodes the protein MFKRSTPVLASIDEAKTINFYTQKLGFNFVVNHNGYLIFERDGIHVHLFHCSNPDECRNMGCYIYVTDIETLYAEYQQAGIVHPNGPLKMMPFGLRQFAAVDNNGNIFYFADFEPLI